From Aquificota bacterium, one genomic window encodes:
- a CDS encoding zinc ribbon domain-containing protein translates to MEDLRMLEPLFQNSLFQFFLYMALIQLLAQVFLDRRVAFWIASVSATVLWLRSFDPLTPLKAWLIVLFIFSLYLIPRLLFHFNIFLYLKGKKRCPECYSEVHWRAKVCPFCKHRFKGVEKAGEEISK, encoded by the coding sequence ATGGAAGACCTAAGGATGCTTGAACCTCTTTTTCAAAATAGCCTTTTCCAGTTTTTTCTTTATATGGCCCTTATTCAACTTCTTGCACAAGTTTTTTTAGACAGAAGGGTAGCCTTCTGGATAGCCTCGGTAAGCGCCACAGTTTTGTGGCTTAGGTCCTTTGACCCACTAACACCTCTTAAGGCATGGCTTATAGTTCTCTTCATATTTAGCCTGTATCTGATACCAAGGCTACTTTTCCACTTTAACATCTTTCTATACCTAAAAGGCAAAAAACGATGTCCAGAATGCTATAGTGAAGTGCATTGGAGGGCTAAGGTGTGCCCATTTTGTAAGCATAGGTTTAAGGGAGTGGAAAAGGCTGGAGAGGAGATTTCAAAATAA
- a CDS encoding bifunctional nuclease family protein, protein MIEMVVHGVTLDPVSQMPIVILRAKDNEEVILPIWIGVFEADSIVRQLQRIEPPRPMTYELTKNIIESMGARLEKVVITDLRDSTYYAELHIIHGNNLLVIDSRPSDAINLALRFDVPVFVEEEVLEKSKVPKPEEDEEKEKLREWLENIKPEDFEKGLS, encoded by the coding sequence ATGATAGAGATGGTTGTGCATGGAGTAACCCTTGACCCTGTGTCTCAGATGCCTATAGTGATTTTGAGGGCAAAAGACAATGAGGAAGTGATCCTTCCTATATGGATAGGTGTTTTTGAAGCAGACAGTATAGTACGCCAGCTTCAAAGGATAGAACCGCCAAGGCCCATGACCTATGAGCTTACAAAGAACATAATAGAAAGTATGGGTGCAAGGCTTGAAAAGGTGGTAATAACCGACTTAAGAGATAGCACCTACTATGCGGAGCTTCATATAATACATGGGAACAACCTTTTGGTTATAGATTCAAGGCCAAGCGATGCCATAAACCTTGCATTAAGGTTTGATGTTCCAGTCTTCGTTGAGGAGGAAGTTTTAGAAAAGTCCAAAGTGCCAAAGCCGGAGGAGGATGAAGAAAAGGAAAAACTAAGAGAATGGCTTGAAAACATAAAACCCGAAGATTTTGAAAAGGGCTTAAGTTAA
- a CDS encoding site-2 protease family protein: MDPQQAVVALPAIMMAVILHEYAHGWMAYKMGDPTAKEAGRLTLNPIPHIDLFGTIILPALLMLLSSPILFGWAKPVPINPLRFRNLRYGTFFVSIAGILMNLFLAIFFAILFRLIKEGYLNFLGDPIILPLALFSAQAVLINLVLAFFNAIPIPPLDGSRALMSFFSVKYWELFYRFETYGFLIITVLLFTGVLGRIIFPPILFLWNYLLGRI; the protein is encoded by the coding sequence ATGGACCCACAACAGGCAGTGGTGGCCTTACCAGCCATCATGATGGCTGTAATACTTCATGAGTATGCCCATGGATGGATGGCCTATAAGATGGGAGACCCAACGGCCAAAGAGGCAGGAAGGCTAACATTAAACCCTATCCCCCACATAGACCTCTTTGGCACCATAATCCTCCCAGCCCTTTTAATGCTACTCTCCTCTCCCATTCTCTTCGGATGGGCAAAGCCCGTGCCTATAAACCCTCTAAGGTTTAGAAACCTAAGGTATGGCACCTTTTTTGTCTCCATTGCAGGCATCCTTATGAACCTCTTCCTTGCCATATTCTTTGCTATCCTCTTTAGGCTTATAAAAGAGGGCTACCTTAACTTCCTTGGAGACCCAATAATCCTTCCCCTTGCCCTTTTCTCCGCCCAAGCTGTGCTTATAAACCTTGTGCTTGCCTTTTTCAACGCCATACCCATACCACCTTTGGATGGAAGTAGGGCCCTTATGAGCTTTTTCTCCGTAAAATACTGGGAACTTTTTTATAGGTTTGAAACCTATGGTTTTCTCATAATAACAGTCTTGCTCTTTACTGGAGTATTGGGAAGGATCATATTTCCACCCATACTGTTCCTATGGAACTATCTTTTAGGTAGGATATGA